Part of the Imperialibacter roseus genome, TTTACCACCAATATTTTCTCTCCATTCCCAGTTAGATCGAAGCCGTTGATGTCTTCAATCATCGTGACCAGCTTGGGGTCGTCGTTGGTGATCTTTACTACGCCAAGGTGCGTTTTGGCGCCAACCCCTGTTTCTCTACTCAGCATGTAAAGGCCTTTCTTTGTCACCTCAAGTCCTCTGTAGTTGCCCGGGCTAACGGGCACTTCTTCAATTCTTTGCGTAATGCCGTCTTTGTCTATTTTTATGGCAACCGCAGGCTTAGCTTCCTCCTTCTTATCACCTTCCTTACCATCAGGCTTGTCTGTTTTAACAGCTAATTCATCGTCAGGACGGAAGGGTGATCTCGTACCTTTTTGAAGGGATATGTGGTAAATCTTTTCCTTGGCATCAAAATACGGCTCTGGCTGTCTTGCTCCCCAGGGTGAGCCTACCAACGTGGTAAAGCTGCGATCCGATAAAAAATAGATGAATTTTCCATCGGGGCTCCAGGCAGGAAAAACGCTGTTCGCTCGGTCGGTAGTAATGGGGAAAGTATCACCCGTATCGACATTGGATACAAAAATCTGATCCATCGTATTGTCGGCCGACTGTACGAAGGCTATCCATTTGCTGTCGGGAGACCACGAAAACATGCCGATGCCTTCTTCGCCGGTTGAGATTCTTTTGCTGACTCCCGTTGCCAGATTCAGGACAAACATATGCCTCTCCAGGTCGTCGTAAGCCAGCCATTTTCCGTCGGGCGATGGCGCCCCTTTGTATCTTAGCACGGTGCCGTCTTTCGTGATAGCTTTCTGGGCACCAATGCCATTGGCAGGCATACTGATGAATTCAAACTCTCCGCTTTCGTCGGAAAGGGTGTAAATATTCTTGCCGTCGGCGGAGAAAACGGCATCTCTGTACCGAACGTCTTTTTTGTCAGTGAACTCCACTGTTCTGCCCGATTTCACCGGAACAGCGAAGACCCGCCCTCTGGCCGTGATCACAATTTTGTCTCCTTCCTTGTCAGGTGAAACAGAACTGATGTACTGAGCTGGATTGTCTACCCATCTTTCCCTGAGCTGATCCAGGTCCGTGGGAATCCTGATGTCGATTTTGGTTTGCGTGTCGTCAGGAATGCTGTAGTGCCAGATATCGGCGCCCCATTGGTAAACAATTTGGCCATTGTGGAGGCCAGCGTCCCGAACGTCAAAGTCTTTGTGAGTAGTGTGCTGGGTCAGGCCGCCACCGTTTTCGTTGATCGACCATATGTTCATGGTGCCGTCTCTGTCTGTGATGAAATAAACACGCCCATTGTACCACATGGGATGGTGGCTTTCGCCTGCATAGCCGAGTGTAAGCTGAACTGCCTCCGGGCTTCCTTCGGTATACTTCCAAATCTGTCGTGCAGTGCCTCCTTTGTACCTCTTGGTCACATTGCCGTGGTACGATGGCCTTACGAAGTATACCGTTTTACCTGTGGCGTCGAACGACGCTTCGCTGGCCTGCGCAAGTGGCACCCTGGATTTCTTTTTGGTGGCAGGGTCAATGGTTACCAGCTGACGGTCAGGCAGTGTGGCAAACGCTCTTGTATCGTACACTACTTTTCCGTCGGGCGTCCAGCAGTTCATCGTGGAGGCATCGCCCTCATAGGTCCAGCGGGTGGGTAAGCCACCGGAGATGGGCATGGTGTAAATCTCCTGCGGCCCTTCGTAGCTGGCCGAAAAGGCAATGGTGGTGCCGTCTGGAGAAATGGCAGCATCCGTTTCTTCTTCTGCGTGAGTGGTGAGTCGTTGCGCCAGGCCACCGGTAAGAGGCACTGTCCAAATATCGCCTTCGGCGGTAAACACTACGGTGTTGCCGTGGATATTGGGGAAGCGGTAGTAGCCTTCAACGCCCTGGGAGATTGAACTGTTGGCGATAAGTAATAGGGTTAAAGTAAAACCGTAGTTAATAGATAGGCGGAATTTCATTTTTGAGTTCATGGTTAATGGGTCGATAAATCAAAATAGTATGCCAGGCGAATGGCCTGTCGCATAGGGTGGAGATTGCGATGCTCAGGCAGTGATGTTGCAGCGCAAAGGAATAATTAGTTATTCAATTTAATATTTTCGCCAGAAACTGAACCTTCCATTTATGTATTTTTCACTCAAAGACGCAGAGGTTGGTTTACCCTCATTCCCACCTGCTGACGCCAAACTGATTAAGGTATTCTTCCAGCGGGCCCATGCCACTCAGGGTTCGTATTGAATCTATGTTTGTTGTATCGGCCAAAGGCCAAACATAAGTTGAGTCAAATCTCATGCCTGTGGTCGGGTCGGTTTTGTATTCAGTACGTACCTGGGTGCCGTAAATCTGAGGCTCTCCTCTGTGCATCAGGTATCTGTCCTGATACATGGCCGCAAGGCTCTTTTTTAGTTCATTTCTGCTGGCAGCATCAATGATAAGGTCATAGTATTTGTCCTGAATACTATCTGGAGCGTGCTGAAGCACATAAAAGGTTGCTCTGCCGGCAGAACCGCCCACCATTGATTCTCCGGGGTAGCCACCCACCATGTCAATGATCTCAACAATCCGCCTTACATTGGAAGAATCTGCCTGCCAGATTTTCTTTATTACTTCCTTTGCTTTCGGAGAGTTCCTACCACCAGTTTCTTCTATTGCCAGTAACTCTTTTCTGTACCTCTGGTCAATTTCCAAAATACTATCAAGCTCCACCGTTAGTTTTTCCTTGTCGAAACTTGGTTTTGGTTGACAGCCGAGGATAAATGATACGGAGGCTATTAGAAGGAAGTATCTTTTCATGGCTCTGGGTTCATTTTGCAGTGAACTTAAGAAAGAAAATGTGAAAATGGTATTTATTGAAAACCTGGAACTTATACTTTGTCTGCTACTTTAGCACCTCTTTCAAAAACGCCACCATCTTATCAGTAAACTGCGGCTTGTCATACTCCTGCGTGCCATGGCCAGCGCCATACACCACTTCAAACTGCACCCTCACGTGATTTGCCTCGCAAGCACCCACCAGCTCCAACGACTGGTTGATCGGTACCTGAATATCCTGTTCACCATGCGCAATGAAGATCGGTGGGTCGGTAGGGTCAACCTGATAAACAGGACTGGCCAGCTTTGCCAGGTCTGGCACTTGTTCTACAGGCTTGCCCAGCAGGAGAGCCAGTGCTGGTGCCCGCACACTGATGCCGTGTGGGGTTGACTGACTCAGGATGGTTGTAAAGTTGGTGGGGCCGTACAGGTCAATGGTTGCCTGCACGTCGGAGCTTGTGGTCAGGAAGTCGCCAAGAGTACCTTCCAGTTCCTTGTTTCCGTTGGTAGTGCCGATTAATGCAGCCAGGTGCCCACCTGCGGAGGAGCCCGCCACGATAATTTTGTCAGACCTGTACCCATATTTTTTGGCATTAGCCCTCAGGTAGCGAATGGCAGCCTTGACATCGTGCGCCATGGCCGGAAAGGGTGCCTCCACGCTCAGTCGGTAGTCGACGCTTGCCAGGGCATAACCATTTTCGAGCAGCCCTTTGGGTGGGTTTTCTTTTGAACCCGAATGCCAGGCGCCTCCATGCACCCACACCACCAGGTAAGGGTTAGGCGAATTTTCAGGCAGGTATATATCGACTAGCAGGTCCCTGCCTGTTTTTGCATAAACAATGTTCTTGTACTGCTGTCCGACAACCAGCTGCGTGGATAGAAGTAGCAGTAGCGCTGTCACCAGGGTTGTTTGTGTGGTATACTTTCTCATCATGTTGCAGATTAGCAGTTCATCTCTATTTCTGGATGGGACTTATGGGAAAACAGCGGCTATAGCTTCTTCCGCTATCCTCTCATCTTCCGATTCGGTGAGTCCGCTGATGCCGATGCCACCAATTACTTTTTCATTTTGGACAATTGGGAGGCCACCACCAAAGCCGGTAATGCCAGTATCGGTCCAGTAGCCTTGTTCACGATTAACGGTGCGCATAAATTCTCCCATGGACCTGGTTGATTTCCAGTCCCTGGCGCTGGTGTAAGCCTTACTTTGGGCGATTTGGGCTGTGGCTGGATTGGCACCGTCCATGCGAAGAAAGGAGATGAGCTCCCCTTCAGTGCCTGTTATGGCTACAGCGATGCTTTTATCGATTTCTTTAGCCAGCTCTACGGCTTTTGCAACGAGCTTGAGGGCTTCTTCCGCACTTACTTTCTGAATCGTATGCATTTACACTTAGTGGGTTTAAGTTATTTGTGTCTTTTACGTGGTAAGCCCTGAAAATAGGCATAATATTAAACTTTTGCCCGAGCCTTTGAGCCAAAGGTGTGTAGAGCGTGCCACCGGCCTGCCATTGAGCCGACCGGATTTTCATTATCAGCCTGAAGTGGCTATTATTGTCTGAAACCATATTTTCCACAAGTCATCAATAACAATGACACAGCAAAAAGTTAGATGGGGCATTATAAGCACCGCCAAAATTGGAATGACCAAGGTGATACCTGGCATCAAAAAAAGTGAGTTTTGCGACGTAGTGGCGATCAGCTCCAGAAACCAGTCTGCTGCTGATGAGGCGGCTAAGAAACTGGGCATACCGAGGGCTCATGGCTCCTACGAAGCGCTGCTGGCCGACCCTGCGGTAGATGCCATTTACAATCCATTGCCCAATCATTTGCATGTGGAATGGACGATCAAGGCCATAGAAGCTGGCAAGCATGTGCTGTGCGAAAAGCCGGTGGGTTTGGGTGCCACAGAAGCCGAGCAACTATTGGCGGTAAGCAAAAAGCATCCTCAGCTCAGGGTAATGGAGGCCTTTATGTATCGATTCCATCCGCAGTGGGTGAAGGCAAAAGAGCTGGTGAAGTCGGGCGCCATTGGGGAAGCCAAAATGGTGCAGTCTTTCTTTTCTTATTACAATGTTGACCCCAACAATGTCCGTAACCAGGCCGATATTGGCGGCGGCGGATTGATGGACATTGGCTGCTATTGCATTTCGTTTCCCAGGTTCCTTTTTAGTGAAGAACCAACACGGGCTGTGGGCCTGTTGGATTTTGATCCGGTGATGAAAACGGACAGAATAGCTTCGGGGCTGCTCGATTTTTCAGGTGGAAAATCAGCCACCTTCACGTGCTCTACGCAACTCATGCCGTATCAGCGCTGTATAGTGTTTGGCACTGAGGGTTATGTGGAAATAGAAATACCAGCCAATGCACCGCCCGACACTCCCTGTCGGATCTGGCTGGTGACGAAGGAAAAAAAGGAAGAAATCATGCTCCCTGTTGCTGACCAGTATACCTGTCAGGCTGATGTTTTTGCGAAGGCCATACTCGACAACAAACCAGTACCGACACCCCTGGAAGATGCCGTTAACAACATGAAGGTGATTGATGCTATTTTCGAAAGTGGTAAAAGCAAAAGTTGGGTGACGATTTGATCACCCACTTTTCGGCTAAGCCTTCACTAACATTTTACCAGTATTGTGTCCTTTAAACAAGCCCAATAGCGCTGTTGGTAGCTGATCGAATCCATCAATAATAGTTTCAGTCGTTTTTAGTTTGCCCTCTTTCACCCATTGAGCCAGATGTTTGAAACCTTCCGGGTATTTGTCTTGAAAATTGAAAACGATAAAGCCCTGCATAAGCACGCTTCTCGTAAGCAGCATAGGCTGTAAGCGAGGCCCGGAAGCCATTTCAGTATTGTTGTACAACGAGATCTGTCCACACAGCGGTATGCGAGCATGAAAGTTAATATTGCTGATCACAGCATCTGAAATAGGGCCTCCCACGTTATCAAAATAGATATCAACTCCATTGGGACATGCCTCTTTTATGGCCAATCGCATGTTGGGCGTGGTTTTGTAGTTGATCGCTTCGTCAAAGGCAAATTCTTTTTTGATCAGCGCCACCTTTTCGTCTGTGCCGGCGATACCCACTACTCTACAGCCATGGATTTTGGCCATTTGCCCTACCAACACTCCAACGGCGCCCGCAGCACCCGACACCACCACCGTTTCTCCCGCCTTCGGCTTCCCAATATGCATAAGACCGAAATAGGCAGTAAGCCCCGGCATTCCCAAAATACCGAGGTAGTAGCTGGCGGGTGCAATCGTCGTGTCAACTTTCCTTAATTCCTTCTCATTGGCTACGATCTGTTGCTGCCACGAAAGCATGCCAAGCACCACATCCCCTTCTTTGAAAAGGTCAGACTTGCTTGAAAGCACTTTGGCTACTACGCCGCCGTAAAAGGGCTTGCCTACCTCAAAGGGTGGGGCATACGACTTGGCATCACTCATGCGGCCACGCATATAGGGGTCGACCGAGTAGTACAATCCCTGTAGAAGTACCTGGCCTGCGTGCAGTGCGGGTACCTCTGTGGTTTCAAACCTGAAAGTGTCTTTGGTGGGGGTTCCAACGGGTCTGGCGGCCAGAACGATTTGTTGCGTAGTCATGCTTGAGTGTTTGAAGGTAAAGGTATAAGAAAAGCGGTGATTCGATGAATGCTCACCCACCTATTGAAACTTCAATTCTTGAGCAGTCTGGCGGGATTATGCTTTTTGGTGATCGTATTCACCAAAAAGCATAACTATTGGTGAATACGATCACCAAAAGTCATGTTTTGAACCAGAAGCACACCCAACTATTGACCCCCACTGAAAACTGCAGGATACTGTAGTCGTTTAGATCTTTTCGATCTTCTCCCTTGTAAGTTCACCGGGATTATTCCCTGTGTTAACCGTTGAAGCAGGCTCAAACAACATCACGGAAACTTCTTTTTCAGCCACAGGCCGGTGCTCCACGCCTCTGGGTACAATGAGGAATTCATTTTCGTGGATCATGATGGTTTTATCCCTGAATTCCATTTTCAGCTCCCCTTTGATCACGTAAAACAATTCGTCTTCGTCGTCGTGCTTGTGCCACACAAACTCACCGAGGAGCTTGGCCAGTTTCACATGCTGGCCATTGAGCTCGCCCACAATGCGTGGGTGCCAGTGGTCAGAGAACAGGGAGAGTTTTTCGTTGATGTTGATTAGGTCAGCTTTCATTGGAAAAGTTGGAGGCAGGTTTTTTTGACAAATTTACCACTCTAGCTTCAACAGAGAAATGCCTTGCCTTGGAAGCTTCATACTGATGGTAAGTTTTTTGTTTTTCACATCCATCCATTCAGGTGAGCCATATAGTTTAAGCTGTCCTGCTTCTTCGAGAGTTGCCATTTGTTCGCTTGTAGGGTTTTGCGGACTTCCCATTTCTTTCCACACAGTGTAAGAGTTGCTGTGCTCCTGATCAATTCGGTAGTGGGTGAGCAAGATTCTTCCATCTGTTGGAAAACCCCCGATATTTATTTTAACGGGAGAGTCTTCCACGGCCAGGTCATTGGTGTCGTGATAGTTCCAAATCATTACTGTAGCTGCTTTTTGCGACTTTGAAGCCAATGCATTGACGTCAGGTGCCGGGCCTCGCACACTTTCATCCCGGACTTTGACGTAGTCGTAGCTTAAGTTGTCCTGACTTACTTCCACTCTTTGGTCTTCCATCATGCCAAACATGCGGAAGGTATTGAGCACTGGCTTATCGACGCCATTAGTAGCCATGTCTCTGAAACCGGCAAACCAGGGCTGCTCTTCGAATTCGAAACCCCAGGTAATGGCCCCAAGGAGGTTGACGCCGTGGTGTTTGGCGAGGTCGTATTTTCTGGCAAAGGCGGCAGCTGTATAGGCCGCATACATGGTGCCGTTGCGGTAAGCATTGTGTGGGTAATCGGCTTCTGAGCACGCCGCACACCCTTCTGGATCTGACTCGCCAATCAGAATAGGTAAGTGTTTGAGGGTCGGGTAGGAGGCTACGACTTCAAACCCTTTGTCGATATCACGCAGCTGAGTACCTATGTTCATTTGCACCATGCCGTCCACCACTTTCGGACTGCCTTTTGCATGGAACGAAATAAAGTCCAGAGGAGAGCCGGTTTTGCCAGTCACGTAGTTTTTACCGGACACTACATGATCGAGAAATGTCCGGAGAAACTCTTCGGCTTTGTCCCAGTCCGGGCCTGTGGTTTCCGGGCCACCTACTTTGGCTGTTGGCAATGCTCGTTTTACGGCATCGGCACTGTAGTCATACAGCTTGATATACTCCTCAGTGGTGCCCTGCCAGTAGCCGATATTAGGCTCGTTCCACAGCTCCCAGTACCAGCTTTCCACTTCTTCTTTTCCATACCGATCCACAGAGTGAGTTACCCACTGGTAAACCAGCTCAGCCCACTTTTTATAGTCTTTAGGCGGATAAGCCCAGCCTGTGTAAATGTCGTTGTACTCTGCGCCGGGCTTCCAGTAATGCCGATAAGGCTCAGGTTTGCTCGAAAGTGCCTGTGGCATGAATCCGATTTGAGCGAAGGGTTTCATGCCCCGCTCGATATAGGTGTCGAATATCCTGTCGACGATCGTCCAGTCATAAATGGGTCGACCTTTTTTATCTTCAGTATAGGCATTGGTGGAGCCCCATTTCAGCCCGTAGGTACCTTCGCCTGTAACAAGCAGGCTATGGGCACGCACATACACTGGTACCTTGCTGAGCTTCGCTATTTCCGAAAGCAGCTTTTGCCCATCTTTCATATACGTGTAATTGGGCTCGTCGTAGCCCCACCAGGACCATATGGGCAGCAGTTCGCCCACTTCGTTAGACAGGTCAACCTGGATGGTTACAGGTTCAACGGCGTATTGGGCGGAGGAATGATAGGTGGAAATAGAAAAGAGTAGGAAGCATACTGGCTTCCACAAAACCAATGATTTTGATATGGCCATTAGAAGAGGTGTTGGATGTAGCAGTCAGCCTAATGTAAACAAAATTACTGGCTTGCTGTAGCTACAACTTCACAAAACTAAGGTTGACCGAATTTTGGATCAGAAAAGAAGGAAGTAAAAAGCCAGGCTGATTGCGGCCACAGTTGCCACCAGCAGCATTCTTTTTTTAGTAGTACGTCGCTTGTTATCAACCGCCAGTTGTGCTCTCAGGGATGCGAGGTATTGAGTGCTTGCCTTTCTATAAACCGGAGCCTTTCTGGAAATGATGGAATCGGTGATGTAAGCTGTGTCGAAGTTTTTGTAAGGCCCTGCACCTTTTCCTTTCAGGAGTGATCTATTGTTCCTGAGGGTTTTAATCGCATCGATGGCAAAACCTGCGCCGTGCATAGGGAATGAGGTTGTTTCTTCTTTTAACGGCGCAAGATTGCCTCAGGTTGCTGGCTTGGCATGAAGGAAAATAGCTTCTGTTGCCATCTATTTTCCTCCCGGAAACCATTCCTCATCAAAAGCGCTTCTTAGCTCCTTTAATTTCTCATCATACTTGGGATTGGCCGTAAAATGTGTCATTTCGTGGGGGTCGTTGTTAAGGTCGATCAGGTTTTCCTCTATACCCACCACGTCGTACCGCAGGTATTTGAGGCCATCTGCTGACACCACCATCTTTCCCACCTGACTTTCTACGCCGAGATGCTCCCGCCAGTCCACTTTCTTTCCTTCGAACAAAGGCCGCAAGCTCCTTCCCCGGGGATCTGATTTTCCGTCGATGCCAGCGTAGTCGCACAGGGTGGGCAGCAGATCCAATCCGTTGGATATCAGATGGGTGCTGTCGACCCTTGCCGCCGGAATCTGGCCTTTCCACATGGCCAGAAAGGGGACGTTCGCTGCCTCCTCATATAGAAGACTTTTGTGCTCCAGCCGGTGTGATGCATCCATTTCGCCGTGGTCGCTGGAAAGCAAAACCAAGGTATTTTCTTCCTGTCCGCTGGCTTTCAGTGCGTCCAAAATTGTTTGAATCTGCCTGTCAACCACCTCTGTAAGGCGGTGGTAGGCCCAGCGATGCATGCGCCATTGTTTTTCGGTGTAGTGCTCACGGGCCTGCTTCTGAAAATTTCTTTGATCAACCCGCCAGCTAATGGCGGCCGGTTCATTTTCCTGAGGTTCAAAATTAGGTGGTAGTGGAGGGCAATGCTTGCTGAAAAACTCTTCTTCACTTATACCCTCAGGCAGCTTTAGCGCCTCGTCGAGTGTGGCTAATTCTGTTTCGCCAATTTCGAGCAGCCGCTTTTCCTGCTGTGTTTCCGCAAAATCCCGAATGGCCATGTAGCAAATGTCGTGTGGATTGATCAGCGACACCACCAAAAAGTAGGGCTTTTCATGGGGTGTGGAAATGTACTTTGCTGCCTCCAGGGCCAGCTCGTCTCGCTCATCGTTTGTGATGTCGGTGAAGCCAAGCACTTCCGGCGTGAGTGACTTTGGTAGGTGTTCCTTTCCGCCAAACACCAGGTCGTATCCGGCCGCTTTCAGGTAAGCTGCTATGGTGGTGCTTTGCACGTTTACCGACACGTCAGGAATCCTCATGGCTCCAACATTTTCCCGCACCGGCTGACCATTAGCGTCATTGAAGTAGCCCGGAAATCTGCCAGTCATCATGCTTACTCTGGAAGGTGTGCAAACAGGGTTGGTCACATAGGCCCGGGTAAACCTAATGCCATTGGCGGCTATGTAGTCCATGGCTGGCGTCTTCAGCCACTGGTTGCCGACGCAGCTCATCATGCTGGCATTTTGCTGGTCGGTATAGATATAGATGATGTTCGGTTTTTGACTAACCTTTTCGGATTCGTTACCGCACCCGTAAACGGCGGTTGCCAGTAACACGATGGCGAGTTTTCTTATTTTATCCATTGTGTCAAACTGTATGCGAGTGTTAAATTTTTTGTAAGAACCGCTTTGACGAAGATGCCGACTGCAAGAACAGTGACCTGGTTTTTTAACGTACTTTTCACTGTTTTTCGAGTGTTATTACTGACAATCCAATATAATCAATTGCACAAGGTAACCGGGTAGTTTTTCAAATTTTGTGCAAGCTTGCCGGTTAACTCTTTACAAATTCTCACTATTGGGCGCTGTTTTTTGCACGATTAGCAACCTCCTACAAGGCTTTTTTTAAATCTTCAGCAAAACTTCAGAATTACTCCCGAAATACTTCAGAATCAGTAGATGAATTTTGTTCAGTCA contains:
- a CDS encoding alpha/beta hydrolase, with amino-acid sequence MMRKYTTQTTLVTALLLLLSTQLVVGQQYKNIVYAKTGRDLLVDIYLPENSPNPYLVVWVHGGAWHSGSKENPPKGLLENGYALASVDYRLSVEAPFPAMAHDVKAAIRYLRANAKKYGYRSDKIIVAGSSAGGHLAALIGTTNGNKELEGTLGDFLTTSSDVQATIDLYGPTNFTTILSQSTPHGISVRAPALALLLGKPVEQVPDLAKLASPVYQVDPTDPPIFIAHGEQDIQVPINQSLELVGACEANHVRVQFEVVYGAGHGTQEYDKPQFTDKMVAFLKEVLK
- a CDS encoding sulfatase family protein gives rise to the protein MDKIRKLAIVLLATAVYGCGNESEKVSQKPNIIYIYTDQQNASMMSCVGNQWLKTPAMDYIAANGIRFTRAYVTNPVCTPSRVSMMTGRFPGYFNDANGQPVRENVGAMRIPDVSVNVQSTTIAAYLKAAGYDLVFGGKEHLPKSLTPEVLGFTDITNDERDELALEAAKYISTPHEKPYFLVVSLINPHDICYMAIRDFAETQQEKRLLEIGETELATLDEALKLPEGISEEEFFSKHCPPLPPNFEPQENEPAAISWRVDQRNFQKQAREHYTEKQWRMHRWAYHRLTEVVDRQIQTILDALKASGQEENTLVLLSSDHGEMDASHRLEHKSLLYEEAANVPFLAMWKGQIPAARVDSTHLISNGLDLLPTLCDYAGIDGKSDPRGRSLRPLFEGKKVDWREHLGVESQVGKMVVSADGLKYLRYDVVGIEENLIDLNNDPHEMTHFTANPKYDEKLKELRSAFDEEWFPGGK
- a CDS encoding Gfo/Idh/MocA family protein, which gives rise to MTQQKVRWGIISTAKIGMTKVIPGIKKSEFCDVVAISSRNQSAADEAAKKLGIPRAHGSYEALLADPAVDAIYNPLPNHLHVEWTIKAIEAGKHVLCEKPVGLGATEAEQLLAVSKKHPQLRVMEAFMYRFHPQWVKAKELVKSGAIGEAKMVQSFFSYYNVDPNNVRNQADIGGGGLMDIGCYCISFPRFLFSEEPTRAVGLLDFDPVMKTDRIASGLLDFSGGKSATFTCSTQLMPYQRCIVFGTEGYVEIEIPANAPPDTPCRIWLVTKEKKEEIMLPVADQYTCQADVFAKAILDNKPVPTPLEDAVNNMKVIDAIFESGKSKSWVTI
- a CDS encoding DUF6624 domain-containing protein; the encoded protein is MKRYFLLIASVSFILGCQPKPSFDKEKLTVELDSILEIDQRYRKELLAIEETGGRNSPKAKEVIKKIWQADSSNVRRIVEIIDMVGGYPGESMVGGSAGRATFYVLQHAPDSIQDKYYDLIIDAASRNELKKSLAAMYQDRYLMHRGEPQIYGTQVRTEYKTDPTTGMRFDSTYVWPLADTTNIDSIRTLSGMGPLEEYLNQFGVSRWE
- a CDS encoding cupin domain-containing protein; amino-acid sequence: MKADLININEKLSLFSDHWHPRIVGELNGQHVKLAKLLGEFVWHKHDDEDELFYVIKGELKMEFRDKTIMIHENEFLIVPRGVEHRPVAEKEVSVMLFEPASTVNTGNNPGELTREKIEKI
- a CDS encoding NADP-dependent oxidoreductase gives rise to the protein MTTQQIVLAARPVGTPTKDTFRFETTEVPALHAGQVLLQGLYYSVDPYMRGRMSDAKSYAPPFEVGKPFYGGVVAKVLSSKSDLFKEGDVVLGMLSWQQQIVANEKELRKVDTTIAPASYYLGILGMPGLTAYFGLMHIGKPKAGETVVVSGAAGAVGVLVGQMAKIHGCRVVGIAGTDEKVALIKKEFAFDEAINYKTTPNMRLAIKEACPNGVDIYFDNVGGPISDAVISNINFHARIPLCGQISLYNNTEMASGPRLQPMLLTRSVLMQGFIVFNFQDKYPEGFKHLAQWVKEGKLKTTETIIDGFDQLPTALLGLFKGHNTGKMLVKA
- a CDS encoding GlcG/HbpS family heme-binding protein, with the protein product MHTIQKVSAEEALKLVAKAVELAKEIDKSIAVAITGTEGELISFLRMDGANPATAQIAQSKAYTSARDWKSTRSMGEFMRTVNREQGYWTDTGITGFGGGLPIVQNEKVIGGIGISGLTESEDERIAEEAIAAVFP
- a CDS encoding S41 family peptidase, which produces MKFRLSINYGFTLTLLLIANSSISQGVEGYYRFPNIHGNTVVFTAEGDIWTVPLTGGLAQRLTTHAEEETDAAISPDGTTIAFSASYEGPQEIYTMPISGGLPTRWTYEGDASTMNCWTPDGKVVYDTRAFATLPDRQLVTIDPATKKKSRVPLAQASEASFDATGKTVYFVRPSYHGNVTKRYKGGTARQIWKYTEGSPEAVQLTLGYAGESHHPMWYNGRVYFITDRDGTMNIWSINENGGGLTQHTTHKDFDVRDAGLHNGQIVYQWGADIWHYSIPDDTQTKIDIRIPTDLDQLRERWVDNPAQYISSVSPDKEGDKIVITARGRVFAVPVKSGRTVEFTDKKDVRYRDAVFSADGKNIYTLSDESGEFEFISMPANGIGAQKAITKDGTVLRYKGAPSPDGKWLAYDDLERHMFVLNLATGVSKRISTGEEGIGMFSWSPDSKWIAFVQSADNTMDQIFVSNVDTGDTFPITTDRANSVFPAWSPDGKFIYFLSDRSFTTLVGSPWGARQPEPYFDAKEKIYHISLQKGTRSPFRPDDELAVKTDKPDGKEGDKKEEAKPAVAIKIDKDGITQRIEEVPVSPGNYRGLEVTKKGLYMLSRETGVGAKTHLGVVKITNDDPKLVTMIEDINGFDLTGNGEKILVVKQRNYYMVEAGTSKVADLNDKKIDLSGWKFAITPKEDWEQIFTDAWRMERDYFYDKNMHGVNWDAMHAKYLPLVDRVTTREELSDLIGRFVGELSALHTSVRGGDTREDELNIVVASLGAICSRDDSKGGYSIDYIYKADPDYPDEKSPLDDPYLDIKVGDVITSVNGKAALSAVDIGELIRNQAGKQVRMSVKRGSVEKDVIVVPMSNPYSLRYRDWEYSRRLEVDKATANSVGYVHLQAMGSNDLEQWYREFYPVFDRQGLIIDVRHNRGGNIESFVLEKLLRKAWMYWKSRSGKPYWNMQYAFRGHIVILVDQNTASDGESFADGFKRLELGTAIGTRTWGGEIWLSGVNTLSDGGIARAPMMGVYGPECKWLVEGHGFEPDIVVDNLPHATFEGEDAQLKAAIEFLQKKIEEDPRPVPPVPAYPDKSFENK
- a CDS encoding GH39 family glycosyl hydrolase; translation: MAISKSLVLWKPVCFLLFSISTYHSSAQYAVEPVTIQVDLSNEVGELLPIWSWWGYDEPNYTYMKDGQKLLSEIAKLSKVPVYVRAHSLLVTGEGTYGLKWGSTNAYTEDKKGRPIYDWTIVDRIFDTYIERGMKPFAQIGFMPQALSSKPEPYRHYWKPGAEYNDIYTGWAYPPKDYKKWAELVYQWVTHSVDRYGKEEVESWYWELWNEPNIGYWQGTTEEYIKLYDYSADAVKRALPTAKVGGPETTGPDWDKAEEFLRTFLDHVVSGKNYVTGKTGSPLDFISFHAKGSPKVVDGMVQMNIGTQLRDIDKGFEVVASYPTLKHLPILIGESDPEGCAACSEADYPHNAYRNGTMYAAYTAAAFARKYDLAKHHGVNLLGAITWGFEFEEQPWFAGFRDMATNGVDKPVLNTFRMFGMMEDQRVEVSQDNLSYDYVKVRDESVRGPAPDVNALASKSQKAATVMIWNYHDTNDLAVEDSPVKINIGGFPTDGRILLTHYRIDQEHSNSYTVWKEMGSPQNPTSEQMATLEEAGQLKLYGSPEWMDVKNKKLTISMKLPRQGISLLKLEW